A single Tenacibaculum sp. 190524A02b DNA region contains:
- the pdhA gene encoding pyruvate dehydrogenase (acetyl-transferring) E1 component subunit alpha, with protein sequence MKEITKETYINWYRDMLFWRKFEDKLAAVYIQQKVRGFLHLYNGQEAVLAGSLHAMDLTKDKMITAYRNHVQPIGMGEDPKRVMAELYGKATGTSQGMGGSMHIFSKKYRFYGGHGIVGGQIPLGAGLAFGDKYKGNDAVTLCYFGDGAARQGSLHETFNMAMNWKLPVVFIVENNGYAMGTSVERTANHTDIWKLGLGYEMPCGPVDGMNPIKVAEAVDEAIQRARRGDGPTFLEMKTYRYRGHSMSDAQHYRTKDEVEEYKKIDPITQVLDVIKDKKYATDEEIEAINKEVKASVKECEQFAEDSPYPELNLLHDMVYQQEDYPFIK encoded by the coding sequence ATGAAAGAAATCACCAAAGAAACCTATATCAATTGGTATAGAGACATGCTATTTTGGAGGAAGTTTGAAGATAAATTAGCAGCGGTTTACATTCAACAAAAAGTAAGAGGTTTTTTACACTTATATAACGGTCAAGAGGCTGTTTTAGCAGGTTCATTACATGCAATGGACTTAACTAAAGACAAAATGATTACAGCTTATCGTAACCACGTTCAACCAATTGGAATGGGTGAAGACCCGAAAAGAGTAATGGCTGAACTTTATGGTAAAGCTACTGGAACTTCTCAAGGAATGGGTGGATCTATGCACATTTTTTCTAAAAAATACCGTTTTTATGGTGGTCATGGTATTGTTGGAGGTCAAATTCCTTTAGGAGCAGGTCTTGCCTTTGGAGATAAATACAAAGGAAATGACGCCGTAACTTTATGTTATTTTGGTGATGGTGCAGCTCGTCAAGGTTCATTACATGAAACATTTAACATGGCTATGAACTGGAAATTACCTGTAGTATTTATTGTAGAAAACAATGGATACGCAATGGGAACTTCTGTTGAAAGAACTGCTAATCATACTGATATTTGGAAACTAGGGTTAGGATATGAAATGCCTTGTGGTCCTGTTGATGGAATGAACCCTATAAAGGTTGCTGAAGCTGTTGACGAAGCTATACAAAGAGCTCGCAGAGGTGATGGTCCTACTTTCTTAGAAATGAAAACGTATCGTTATAGAGGGCACTCAATGTCTGACGCACAACATTATCGTACTAAAGACGAAGTTGAAGAGTATAAAAAAATAGATCCTATAACGCAAGTTTTAGACGTTATCAAGGATAAAAAATACGCTACTGACGAAGAAATAGAAGCCATTAATAAAGAAGTTAAAGCATCTGTTAAGGAATGTGAGCAATTTGCTGAAGATTCTCCTTACCCAGAGTTAAATCTTTTACATGACATGGTATACCAACAAGAAGATTATCCATTTATTAAATAA
- a CDS encoding pyruvate dehydrogenase complex dihydrolipoamide acetyltransferase: MATIVNMPRLSDTMEEGVVAQWLKNVGDKVEEGDILAEIETDKATMEFESFHEGTLLHIGVQEGETAPVDSLLAIIGEEGEDFSALLNGNSTTQEETKETPKADENANTENTNNVVIPEGVQVVTMPRLSDTMTEGTVATWLKGVGDKIEEGDILAEIETDKATMEFESFYEGTLLHIGVQEGDSAPVDSLLAIIGSEGTDVAGLIEAHKSGSLTTSNSTADKKEAPASTPSVSSDTQVDTKETVVNTNSGGRIFASPLAKKIAKDKGINLADVKGSGENGRIIKKDVENYTPSAKVETSTPASTSTPSTVTSFAIAGEERTEEVKNSQMRKAIAKSLGNSKFNAPHFYLNIEVDMDNAIASRKTINAIPDTKVSFNDMVVKACAMALIKHPQVNTSWSDNATKYHSHIHVGVAVAVDEGLVVPVIKHTNSLSLTQIGGAVKDLAGKARSKKIKPDEMQGSTFTVSNLGMFGIESFTSIINQPNSAILSVGAIVEKPVVKNGQIVVGNTMKLTLACDHRTVDGAVGAQFLQTLKTYLENPVTMLA; the protein is encoded by the coding sequence ATGGCTACAATAGTAAACATGCCACGCTTAAGTGACACTATGGAAGAAGGTGTAGTGGCGCAATGGTTAAAAAACGTTGGAGATAAAGTAGAAGAAGGTGATATTCTAGCTGAAATTGAAACAGATAAAGCCACTATGGAGTTTGAATCTTTCCATGAAGGAACTTTACTTCACATTGGTGTTCAAGAAGGGGAAACTGCACCTGTAGATAGTTTATTGGCTATTATTGGTGAAGAAGGCGAAGACTTTTCTGCCCTTTTAAATGGAAATTCTACTACTCAAGAAGAAACAAAAGAAACTCCAAAAGCCGACGAAAACGCAAATACAGAAAACACTAATAATGTTGTAATACCAGAAGGTGTACAAGTAGTTACCATGCCACGTTTAAGTGATACGATGACTGAAGGTACAGTTGCTACTTGGTTAAAAGGTGTTGGTGATAAAATTGAAGAAGGTGATATATTAGCTGAAATTGAAACTGATAAAGCTACTATGGAATTTGAGTCTTTCTATGAGGGGACTTTATTACATATTGGAGTACAAGAAGGAGATAGTGCACCTGTAGATAGCCTACTAGCTATTATTGGTAGTGAAGGTACAGATGTAGCCGGTTTAATAGAAGCTCATAAATCAGGAAGTTTAACTACTTCTAATAGTACTGCAGACAAAAAAGAAGCGCCTGCTTCAACTCCCAGTGTTAGCTCAGATACTCAAGTGGATACTAAAGAGACTGTAGTAAACACTAACTCTGGAGGAAGAATTTTTGCTTCTCCTTTAGCTAAAAAAATAGCTAAGGACAAGGGTATTAACTTAGCTGACGTTAAGGGGTCTGGTGAAAATGGTCGTATCATTAAAAAAGATGTCGAAAATTATACACCTTCTGCAAAAGTTGAAACTTCAACTCCAGCTAGTACTTCTACTCCTTCTACGGTTACTAGTTTTGCTATTGCTGGTGAAGAAAGAACAGAAGAGGTTAAAAACTCTCAAATGCGTAAAGCAATTGCTAAATCTTTAGGGAACTCTAAGTTTAATGCTCCTCACTTCTATTTAAATATTGAAGTGGATATGGATAATGCTATCGCTTCTAGAAAAACTATAAACGCGATACCTGATACTAAAGTATCGTTTAATGATATGGTTGTTAAAGCTTGCGCAATGGCTTTAATTAAACATCCGCAAGTAAATACTTCTTGGTCTGATAATGCTACAAAATACCATAGTCATATACATGTAGGTGTTGCTGTAGCTGTTGACGAAGGATTAGTTGTTCCAGTAATAAAACATACCAACTCTTTAAGTTTAACTCAAATTGGTGGAGCAGTAAAAGATTTAGCAGGTAAAGCTAGAAGTAAAAAAATTAAACCAGATGAAATGCAAGGAAGTACTTTTACAGTATCTAACTTAGGTATGTTTGGTATTGAAAGTTTTACTTCTATTATTAATCAACCTAATTCTGCTATTTTATCTGTAGGTGCTATTGTAGAAAAGCCTGTTGTTAAGAATGGACAAATTGTTGTAGGTAACACAATGAAGCTTACCTTAGCTTGTGATCATAGAACAGTTGATGGTGCTGTAGGAGCTCAATTCTTACAAACCTTAAAAACTTACTTAGAAAATCCAGTTACTATGTTAGCTTAA
- a CDS encoding ArnT family glycosyltransferase — protein MSKNKLYISIYFLIGFVTILGLFLDIMAPDGALYASIAKTMSENNDFINLYSLGKDWLDKPHMPFWLSAFSFKLFGINNFAYKFPAVLIFFYGVCITYKFTKENYNKETAILASLILSTSLHSVISNFDVRAEPFLTAFIIASVYYFYQYINNRQLKHLIIGCLFAAFSLMTKGIFTLIPIIAALGGELIVKRNWKTLLSPIWLLAFTVVLIFTIPELYTLYQQFDLHPEKIVFGKNNVSGIKFFFWDSQFGRFFNTGPIVIGNGSVFFFLHTILWAFLPWGFLFYIATFLKIKRNLKKVNKQEEFYSIFAALAAIIVFSVSKFQLAHYTNIIFPFMAIITADFIYKLKSKYQKLQKTYTAIQLAISTIILILIPVIFYLMIESINPLFIIITIAAIFLIFQTIKNTQIDKVEKNFIICSTSLLIVYSFLMTSFYPTLLKYQGGTYAARHVNEKFKNINIFKNDQGDFAFELYNNKPLNRVDLKEISKYKGQNFYASSNQIELLKQQKIKFQLIKTFNNFRITKLNIQFVNKNTRENVINKTYLITII, from the coding sequence ATGAGCAAAAACAAACTATATATAAGTATCTATTTTTTAATTGGTTTTGTAACTATATTAGGTTTATTCTTAGACATAATGGCTCCAGATGGCGCTCTATATGCTTCAATTGCTAAAACAATGTCAGAAAATAATGATTTTATAAACCTATACTCTTTAGGAAAAGATTGGTTAGACAAACCTCATATGCCTTTCTGGCTTTCGGCCTTTTCTTTTAAGCTGTTTGGAATCAATAATTTTGCTTATAAATTCCCTGCCGTTTTAATTTTTTTCTATGGAGTTTGTATTACTTATAAGTTTACTAAAGAAAACTACAATAAAGAAACAGCCATTTTAGCTTCTTTAATTCTAAGTACGTCTCTTCATAGTGTTATTTCAAATTTTGACGTTAGAGCTGAACCTTTTTTAACAGCTTTTATCATAGCTTCTGTCTATTATTTTTACCAATACATTAACAATAGACAACTAAAACACTTAATTATTGGGTGTTTATTCGCAGCTTTTTCTTTAATGACAAAAGGTATTTTTACTTTAATCCCTATTATTGCTGCTTTGGGTGGCGAACTTATTGTCAAAAGAAATTGGAAAACATTACTTTCTCCAATTTGGTTATTAGCTTTTACTGTTGTACTAATATTTACCATTCCAGAGTTATATACCTTATACCAACAGTTTGATTTGCATCCTGAAAAAATAGTATTTGGAAAAAATAATGTTTCTGGTATTAAATTTTTCTTTTGGGACAGTCAATTTGGTCGTTTTTTCAACACTGGTCCTATTGTTATTGGAAATGGCAGTGTTTTTTTCTTTTTACATACTATTTTATGGGCTTTTTTACCTTGGGGATTCTTGTTTTATATAGCAACTTTCTTAAAAATAAAAAGAAATCTAAAAAAAGTAAACAAACAAGAAGAGTTTTACTCAATATTTGCTGCACTTGCTGCTATTATAGTTTTCTCTGTAAGCAAGTTCCAGTTGGCACATTATACCAATATTATTTTCCCTTTTATGGCAATTATTACTGCTGACTTTATATACAAACTCAAAAGTAAATATCAAAAGCTTCAAAAAACATATACAGCTATACAATTAGCCATATCTACTATTATATTAATTCTAATTCCTGTTATCTTTTATTTGATGATTGAAAGTATAAATCCTCTTTTTATCATTATTACAATAGCAGCTATATTTCTAATATTTCAAACGATTAAGAATACTCAAATTGATAAAGTTGAAAAAAATTTTATAATTTGCTCAACTAGTCTTTTAATAGTTTATTCGTTTTTAATGACAAGTTTTTATCCTACTCTTTTAAAATACCAAGGAGGAACTTACGCAGCTCGCCATGTAAATGAAAAGTTTAAAAATATAAACATTTTTAAGAATGATCAAGGTGATTTTGCCTTTGAGCTATATAATAATAAACCTTTAAATAGAGTAGATTTAAAAGAAATAAGTAAGTACAAAGGACAAAATTTCTATGCTAGTTCTAATCAAATTGAACTACTAAAGCAGCAAAAAATTAAATTCCAATTAATAAAGACATTTAATAACTTTAGAATCACCAAATTAAACATTCAGTTTGTTAATAAAAACACCCGAGAAAATGTAATTAATAAAACTTATTTAATTACTATAATTTAA
- a CDS encoding glycosyl hydrolase family 18 protein, protein MRKKLLTLSFLICSIFLHAQYQFPDCYGSWDSSKQNYVKGDQVSYEGINYEAKYYTTEKPGHESWQVLGPCGDGGLGEDYNGKQRIIGYLPTWIKDYDIKNDFKPEVVSNLNISFLTFKQNNTNYNSSDFASIAFDEKELKKVDSVLTECKVLSKAKAKNVKVSVAVGGAIDYAFLWLMTKYYNNDQKLEEIANLLVNYIKDRNLDGVDLDLECWWNDPAITGTVDQGGRKRGDQWGGSDEGPHPAAIGLTNLSKKLREKMPNKLISAAVFGTSWYGNNYDGKMADYMDWIGLMTYDFTGSWDKSPIGPHSSLYKVPAGSYTGQTADDPIYSVQDALEYWLGIAPPTWNHGGGLGVKKSKLVIGVPMYGYDFSERKPAGSNGYKFVPYRKMLEEFPDAATSYDAKDPKSLNGHVGLNGKNIYFDTPKQAGEKIKYSKNYGHQGVIVWELTQDASYDSPSSILKALNDASGNGTLSEDDWQFASVQSLKLYPTIVKDEVKLLINSSKENVIKVKIYDYLGNRIKTLMNGKAPVGASVFNLQVPNLKPGVYLCSIEINGKRKVKKLVKK, encoded by the coding sequence ATGAGAAAAAAACTCTTAACCTTAAGCTTTCTAATTTGTAGCATATTTCTGCATGCACAGTATCAATTTCCAGATTGTTATGGCTCTTGGGATTCCTCAAAACAAAATTATGTTAAAGGAGATCAGGTTTCTTACGAAGGTATCAATTATGAAGCTAAATATTATACAACAGAAAAACCGGGACATGAATCATGGCAAGTTTTAGGCCCTTGCGGAGATGGTGGATTAGGAGAAGATTATAATGGAAAACAGCGCATTATAGGTTACTTACCTACGTGGATAAAAGATTATGACATTAAAAATGACTTCAAGCCTGAAGTAGTAAGTAATTTAAATATTTCATTTTTAACTTTTAAACAAAATAATACGAATTATAATAGCAGTGATTTTGCTTCTATAGCATTTGACGAAAAAGAGCTGAAAAAAGTAGATTCAGTTTTAACGGAGTGTAAAGTGTTATCAAAGGCAAAAGCTAAAAATGTGAAAGTATCTGTAGCTGTAGGTGGTGCCATAGATTATGCTTTTTTATGGTTGATGACTAAGTACTATAACAATGATCAAAAATTAGAAGAAATAGCTAATTTATTAGTGAATTATATTAAAGATCGAAATTTAGATGGTGTTGATTTAGATTTAGAGTGTTGGTGGAATGATCCAGCAATTACAGGAACTGTAGATCAAGGCGGAAGAAAAAGAGGTGACCAATGGGGTGGAAGTGATGAAGGACCACATCCAGCAGCAATTGGTCTAACCAATTTAAGTAAGAAGTTGAGGGAGAAGATGCCCAATAAACTTATTTCTGCAGCTGTTTTTGGAACTTCTTGGTATGGTAATAATTATGATGGAAAGATGGCTGATTATATGGATTGGATAGGGCTAATGACATATGACTTTACAGGGTCTTGGGATAAGTCACCAATAGGGCCTCATAGTTCTTTATATAAAGTACCAGCTGGGTCATATACAGGACAAACGGCAGATGATCCAATATATTCCGTACAAGATGCGTTAGAATATTGGTTGGGTATAGCGCCACCAACATGGAATCATGGAGGAGGTTTAGGTGTTAAAAAGAGTAAGCTAGTAATAGGAGTTCCTATGTATGGGTATGATTTTTCTGAAAGAAAACCAGCAGGAAGTAATGGTTATAAATTTGTTCCTTATAGAAAAATGTTAGAAGAGTTTCCAGATGCAGCAACAAGTTATGATGCTAAAGATCCTAAAAGCTTAAATGGACATGTTGGGTTGAATGGAAAAAATATCTACTTTGACACACCAAAACAAGCAGGGGAGAAAATAAAGTACAGTAAAAACTATGGACATCAAGGTGTTATTGTTTGGGAGTTAACACAGGATGCAAGTTATGATTCTCCATCAAGTATTTTAAAAGCGTTGAATGATGCAAGTGGAAATGGTACATTGAGTGAAGATGATTGGCAGTTTGCATCAGTACAATCTTTAAAGTTATATCCAACTATTGTAAAAGATGAGGTTAAATTATTAATAAATTCATCAAAAGAAAATGTAATTAAAGTAAAAATTTACGACTACTTAGGTAACAGAATAAAAACATTGATGAATGGTAAGGCACCAGTAGGTGCAAGTGTTTTTAATTTACAAGTTCCTAATTTAAAACCAGGAGTATACTTATGTAGTATTGAAATAAATGGTAAACGAAAAGTAAAGAAGCTAGTTAAAAAGTAA
- a CDS encoding M15 family metallopeptidase encodes MQKIKLTYTLFLLITTISFAQLPKGFSYVSEIAPTIQQELRYCNHNNFVGIPIDGYEDDVLITSTLTAKALKKVQDELLKKNLSLKIYDAYRPQTAVNHFVRWARVINDTVMKKYYYPKINKRHLFKLGYIASKSGHSRGSSVDLTIIDLKTGTELDMGSPYDFFGISSHITYQDLTKEQQKNRKTLQNIMIKNGFRPYKNEWWHFTLNNEPFPKTYFDFPIK; translated from the coding sequence ATGCAAAAAATCAAATTAACATATACTCTATTTCTACTAATCACTACAATTTCCTTTGCTCAACTACCAAAAGGTTTTTCCTATGTTAGTGAAATTGCCCCAACCATACAACAAGAATTAAGGTACTGTAACCATAATAATTTTGTAGGTATTCCTATTGATGGCTATGAAGATGATGTTTTAATAACCTCTACTCTTACAGCTAAAGCCTTAAAGAAAGTACAAGATGAATTACTTAAGAAAAACTTAAGCTTAAAAATATACGATGCATACAGACCACAAACTGCTGTAAATCATTTTGTAAGATGGGCACGAGTAATTAATGACACTGTAATGAAAAAGTACTATTACCCTAAAATAAATAAACGTCATCTTTTTAAACTAGGTTATATTGCTTCAAAATCAGGGCACTCGAGAGGAAGTTCAGTTGATTTAACTATTATTGATTTAAAAACAGGAACTGAATTAGATATGGGAAGCCCGTATGACTTTTTTGGTATTTCTTCACATATTACTTATCAAGATCTTACTAAAGAGCAACAAAAAAATAGAAAAACACTACAAAATATAATGATTAAAAACGGGTTTAGGCCTTATAAGAATGAATGGTGGCATTTTACATTAAATAATGAACCTTTTCCCAAAACCTATTTTGACTTTCCTATAAAATAG